The genome window TCAGATGTTTATTTTCGGGATTTGACTTTATGGTATTGTATTTGACTTTATGTTATGACGTGGATTTTATTAtccgtattattattattattccgCTGCGCTACTATTATTTATCGATTTAAATTCCGCAACATCGCAAGACGCGGTCGCGTCAggtttggtatcagagccgtgtTCCGTCCGGCTCCGACCCGGGATGGCGATTTCTGGAGACTCggtttttattcggttttaatcGGTTTCAAATATTTATGGGAATAtgggattttaaaaaataagaaaaaaatagcaCCTTTCCGTTCGATATCACTCCTTTAATTGTTGGATTTCGTCAGAAGTTAACTCGTTGCCTTCATTTCAGATGCCGCCGAGGAGAGCTACCCGTGCTCAGATCGCTAGAGATGCTAGAGAGGCTCAGGATGCGCATGTTCAGCCCGCAGTTCCGCAGCCCGTTGCTCCGCAGATTGATCAGGATGCCGTGAGACAGATGATTCAGGAGTCAGTTCCAGCAGATTGCCCAAGAGGCAGCCAGACAAGCCTCTCAGGAGGCTGCCCGGGTAGCTGCTCAGGAAGTTGCTCGACAGATGGCTGCAGCTCAGCAGGTTCCGCAGGGTCCTCAGATTCATGTGCAGCAGGGTCCGCAGATTCATATGCAGCAGGTTCCGCCAGTTCAGGTTCAGCATGATCATCAGGTTCCAGCTCAGCAGGCCCCAGCGCCACAGTATCCGCAGGTTCCTATTCAGCCAGTTCCAGGGGTCTTCCAGGTTCCACCACCGCCGCCTGCTTTTCCAGTGCATTGTACCCGAGGTTGATGAGACATTTATCAGGGTGTTTGTCACAGATGAAGTATGTGAAACTTGGAGCATTTCAGTGGTACCACAGACCCTACACTTGCTCACGATTGGAGGCACAGTTGGATAAGTGTTTGAACACTATCTCATGCCCACCAAGGCACAAGCTAGGATTGCTGAGTTGTATTTGCGCGGAGATGCAGCAGTGTGGTGGGATGGAGTGCGAGTGATGCACCACGGCGAGATGACTTATGAGGATTTCATGTAGCATTCAACAAGAAGTATTTTCCAAGAGAAGCTttggatgagaagaagaaacgaTTTTGAGAGTTTGAGGCAGGTGGAAAGTCTGTCAGAGAATATGAGCATGAGTTTCGCCAGCTTCACCGATTTGCGGGTAATGGTATGGATGAGGAGGATCTTATCAGGAGGTTCTTAAAGGGATGCGAGTAGAACTTCACGGTAGGTGCAGTATGGTCACCTATACCAGTTTGGAAGATCTGGTAGAAAAGGCCGT of Raphanus sativus cultivar WK10039 unplaced genomic scaffold, ASM80110v3 Scaffold3221, whole genome shotgun sequence contains these proteins:
- the LOC130506422 gene encoding uncharacterized protein LOC130506422; translated protein: MAAAQQVPQGPQIHVQQGPQIHMQQVPPVQVQHDHQVPAQQAPAPQYPQVPIQPVPGVFQVPPPPPAFPMKYVKLGAFQWYHRPYTCSRLEAQLDKCLNTISCPPRHKLGLLSCICAEMQQCGGMECE